The Panicum hallii strain FIL2 chromosome 9, PHallii_v3.1, whole genome shotgun sequence genome has a window encoding:
- the LOC112873034 gene encoding probable prolyl 4-hydroxylase 6: protein MAPPPALLLLAALALALVLCPSPALSDAHGGGFYDPARVTQLSWRPRAFLYSGFLSDSECDHLVNLAKGNMEKSMVADNNSGKSVMSQVRTSSGTFLAKHEDETVSAVEKRVAAWTFLPEENAESIQVLRYEIGQKYDAHFDYFHDKNNLKRGGHRIATVLMYLTDVKKGGETVFPNAEGGHLQYKDETWSDCARSGLAVKPKKGDALLFFSLHVNATTDTSSLHGSCPVIEGEKWSATKWIHVRSFDNPPDVRADAPCSDDNELCPKWAAIGECYKNPTYMVGTQDTLGFCRKSCGLCDA, encoded by the exons atggcgccgccgcccgccctgctcctcctcgccgccctcGCGCTCGCGCTTGTGCTCTGCCCGAGCCCGGCCCTCTCCGACGCCCACGGCGGCGGCTTCTACGACCCGGCGCGCGTCACCCAGCTCTCCTGGCGGCCCAG GGCGTTCCTCTACAGCGGCTTCCTCTCCGACAGCGAGTGCGACCACCTCGTCAATCTG GCGAAGGGGAACATGGAGAAGTCGATGGTGGCGGACAACAACTCCGGGAAGAGCGTCATGAGCCAGGTGCGCACAAGCTCCGGCACCTTCTTGGCCAAGCACGAG GATGAAACTGTATCTGCAGTTGAGAAGCGTGTAGCTGCTTGGACATTTCTTCCTGAAG AGAATGCTGAATCAATTCAAGTTCTGCGCTATGAAATTGGTCAAAAGTATGATGCCCACTTTGATTATTTTCATGACAAAAACAACCTGAAGCGTGGTGGTCATCGAATTGCCACTGTACTTATGTACCTGACAGATGTCAAGAAGGGTGGAGAGACTGTATTTCCAAATGCTGAG GGAGGCCATTTACAGTACAAGGATGAAACTTGGTCAGATTGTGCGAGATCTGGTCTGGCAG TGAAGCCGAAAAAAGGAGACGCACTACTGTTCTTCAGTCTTCATGTCAATGCAACAACTGATACAAGTAGTCTTCATGGGAGCTGTCCAGTAATTGAGGGTGAGAAATGGTCTGCCACGAAATGGATTCACGTCCGATCATTCGATAATCCTCCAGATGTAAGAGCGGATGCGCCATGTTCCGATGACAACGAGCTCTGCCCTAAATGGGCTGCTATTGGGGAGTGTTACAAGAACCCAACATACATGGTGGGCACCCAGGATACTCTCGGATTTTGTCGCAAAAGCTGTGGACTCTGTGATGCTTGA